A genomic region of Tigriopus californicus strain San Diego chromosome 1, Tcal_SD_v2.1, whole genome shotgun sequence contains the following coding sequences:
- the LOC131887096 gene encoding dnaJ homolog subfamily A member 1-like, translating to MVKESKFYDILGVTPDTDESTLKKAYRKLALKYHPDKNPDAGEKFKEISMAYEVLSDPEKRRIYDQHGEQGIKEGGGGGGGFHSPMDIFDMFFGGGGGGMGGRRGPRRTKNLMHQLSVSLEDMYNGTTRKLALQKNVICGDCEGVGGKSGAVQKCPTCRGTGMQVRIHQLGPGMMQQIQSMCSECQGQGERIDPKLRCKKCVGRKVTRERKILEVAVDKGMEDGQKITFSGEGDQEPGLEPGDIIIVLDEKEHPVFKRNGIDLIMKMNINITEALCGMKKSIETLDKRTLIVQTIPGEVLKNGDLKCVFNEGMPTYRNPFEKGKLLIQFVVDFPERLDPKMAEKLQKILPPKEEPMIPDEHEEVNMQDYDPEADRQRRAMYEDDDDERGQHGPGVSCATQ from the exons ATGGTGAAGGAGAGCAAGTTTTACGACATATTGGGCGTCACGCCCGACACCGATGAGAGCACGCTCAAGAAAGCCTATCGAAAGTTGGCCCTCAAATACCATCCGGACAAGAACCCCGACGCGGGTGAGAAGTTCAAGGAGATCTCCATGGCTTACGAAGTGCTCTCCGACCCCGAGAAACGGCGCATCTACGATCAACACGGTGAGCAAGGCATCAAGGAAGGTGGGGGTGGCGGCGGCGGGTTCCACTCCCCCATGGACATCTTCGACATGTTCTTCGGTGGTGGGGGCGGGGGCATGGGCGGTCGTCGAGGGCCGAGGCGGACCAAGAACCTCATGCATCAGTTGAGCGTATCGCTCGAAGATATGTACAACGGCACCACCCGTAAACTAGCCCTCCAGAAGAACGTGATCTGTGGTGATTGCGAGGGTGTGGGTGGCAAAAGTGGGGCTGTTCAGAAGTGTCCCACTTGTCGGGGAACGGGTATGCAGGTCCGGATTCACCAATTGGGTCCGGGCATGATGCAGCAGATCCAGTCCATGTGTAGCGAATGCCAGGGACAAGGCGAGCGGATAGACCCCAAACTGAGGTGCAAGAAGTGCGTTGGACGCAAG GTGACGAGAGAGCGGAAAATCTTGGAAGTGGCCGTGGACAAGGGCATGGAGGACGGGCAAAAGATCACGTTCAGCGGGGAAGGTGACCAGGAGCCAGGGCTTGAGCCCGGAGACATCATCATTGTCCTCGACGAGAAGGAACATCCCGTGTTCAAACGCAATGGCATTGACCTCATCATGAAGATGAACATTAACATCACCGAAGCGCTCTGTGGGATGAAGAAATCCATCGAGACCCTTGACAAACGAACCCTCATCGTGCAAACTATCCCTG GTGAAGTACTCAAAAATGGTGATCTTAAGTGCGTTTTCAACGAGGGTATGCCCACCTACAGAAATCCCTTCGAGAAAGGAAAGCTCCTTATTCAATTTGTCGTGGACTTCCCTGAGCGACTGGACCCTAAGATGGCCGAGAAGCTACAAAAGATCTTACCGCCCAA ggAAGAGCCCATGATCCCGGACGAGCATGAGGAAGTGAACATGCAGGACTATGACCCCGAAGCCGACCGTCAACGTCGTGCCATGTAcgaagacgatgatgacgaaAGAGGTCAACACGGGCCTGGAGTCAGTTGTGCCACACAATAA